One Paucibacter aquatile genomic window, GCGTTGTTTGCACTTTGCCTGGGTGGGTGTTGTTCAACGTCTTCAAGGCGGCATCCACCTTGGCGGGATCGCCGCGGCGAGCTTCCACCTCGACCTGCAAGAGCAGGGCGCCGAGGTCGCCCGCCTGCGACTGCAATGCCTTTTGCACGTTGTAAGTGGCCCCATCGACATTGCCTGCAGCCAGTTGCATGCGTCCAATCTTGACTTGCTCCTGTGCATCAAAGTCCGCCACGCGGGTGGCCTCTTGCAGCACCTGGCGTGCGTTGCTGCCGTCGTTCAAGGCCAGGTAGACACGTGCCAGCGACAGCAAGGCGGGAAGCTTGCCGGAATAGTTGGCGGCCAGACTCTTGGCCAGGGGCAGAGCAAGATCTGCCTGGCGTTGTTCCATGTAAAGCTCCACCAGCATCAAGCCCGGGCGCGCGTCAACGCGCTGCACCTCGTGGGCATGCCGCAGATGGGCGATCGCTTCATTGGGGCGCTTGGCGCGCAGCTCGAGGATCGCCAGCTGGTGGAGCAACTCGGCATCATCCTTGTTGCCGCCTTCCAGCAGCTTCTCCAGTCGTTTGCGCGCCGGATCGAACTTGCTTTCTTCCATGTCCAGCCAGGACAGATTGACGGCCGCCGGGCGGAAGTTCGGGTCTTTCTGCAGCAACTGCTGGAAGGTGTCGCGAGCGCCCTTTTTGTCACCGGCCCTGCCTTTGATATTGCCCAGGAAGTTGAGCATGGTCAGGTTGTCGGGCTCGCGCTTGACGATGGCTTGGGCGGTCTGCAAGGCCTTGGCGGTCTGGCCTTGGTTGAGGTAGACGTTGGCCAACTGAATGCCAGCGCGGCCATCGCCCGGTGTGGCGGCGAAGGCTTTCTCCAGATTGGCCAGGCCCAATTTGTCCTGGCCCAGGCTCAACTGGCTGAAGCCCAGCTCGCGGATGGCCGAGGCCGAGCCGCTGCGGGCGGCCGACTTCTCGAAAAACTCACTCGCCTGGACATAGCGCTTGCGAGCCATGTTCACCGTGCCCAGCAGGAACAAGACCTGCGGGTCTTCCGGATTGATGCGCTGTGCGGCTTCCAGCAAAACCATGGCCCGCCCGTAGTCGCGGGTGTCGACCAGGATGGATGCCAGCATCACCTGCGCGGCGTAGTTCTTGCTGTTCAAGCCCAGGAGGATGTCGAGATAGCCGCGCGCCTTCTCCGGGTTGCCCAGTGCACGGTGCGACATTGCTCCGGCCAGCAGCAAAGGGTCGTTGCCCGCCAGAACTTCAGGGGAAATGGCGTCGATCAGGTCCACCGCATTGGCGAAGGCGGTCTTGGCGGTGGCAAGGTCGCCTTTGCGGTTGGCCAGAAAGCCGCGCAGAAATGAGGCGCGTGGGTCTTCCAGCTCCCATTCCACCAGTTGGGCCAGGTCCTTGCTGGCCTCGGCCTCCTGATTCAGGCCGATCAGTAGGGAAGCACGTGCCACGCGGGCGTCGACCTGCTTGGGATTGATCTTGAGGGCGCGTTCTTGGGCCGCCAGGGCGCCCTTCAGGTCTTGCTGACCTTGCAAGATCGTGCCCAGGGTGTACCAGGCGCCCGCTTCGTTGGGCGACAGCTCGGTGCCCTTGAGCGCCGAGGCCCTGGCCTTGTCTCGCTCGCCCAGGCGCAGCAGCATGGGTGCCTCGGCTGTCCAGGGGCTGCCCGAGCGGGGATTCAAGGCCTTGGCCTCGGCGAAGCTCTTGGCAGCCTGGGTGACATTGCCTGACATGGCATAGGCCGAACCTCGCAAGGTCAGGACCTCGGCCTGAGCTTGGGTGGGCAGGCCACTGGTGGTGATCTGGTCGATCAGCTTCTTGCGATCACCCAGCAGCAGATAGATTTGTGCCAGCGGGATCGCCACCTCGCTGCGGCTGACGCCTTGCTTCAGCGCTTCTTCCAGCGCCGCTTCAGCAGCCTTCAACTCGCCCTGGCCCAGCAACACCTTGCCCAGCAGCAGGTGCGCCGCCAGCATCTTCTGGTCCTCCTGGATGGAGTTCTTCAGCTGGATGATGGCACCCGGCAGATCGCCTCGCTCGAATCGACGCAGGCCGTCTTCGTAATAGGTCGAGGCCTTGTCGGCCGCCGCCAGGCTCCAGGGGGAGCCGCTCAAGAGCAGCAGGCCCAGCACCAGAGGGCGAAGCAGACGTGGAGCCAGGGACGGGGTCGAAGAGGGCGAAGACGAAGGAGTGGGCTGGTGTTTGGATCGCATGGGCGAAGTATCGTCAAGCGCCTGTCGAGGCGGGCGGAATTTATACCGGGAGAGAGGTGTTTCGGGTGCGCTCTTCGTGCCACATGCCGTGGGTCGAGCGTGCAGACCTGACGGCCATTTTGAGCGCAAACGCCTGCGGCATCAGTAGCGCAGGTCCAGCGTCAGCACGTCATTGTCCCGTTTCATCTGGAAGCGGGTCAGAAAGCTGTTGCCCAGCAGCACATGGCTCATCTGGCTGGGCACGACGATGGCTTCAATGCCTCGCACCTCGACGTCGCCAATGCGCACGGTATCCAGCATCAGCGCGTAGGCCGGAATGATGCCGTTTGCGGTTTGCGTCATGGTGCGTCGGCCCTCGCGGTAGCGCAGGCCCATGCGTTCGGCTTCGGACTGACTGATGGAGATGGCGGTGGCGCCGGTGTCGACCAGGAACTGGGTCGAGTGGCCATTGATATTGCCAACCGTGGTGAAGTGGCCGCCATGGCCTGACGACAGCACGATCTTGCGGCCGGTGTTTGCCGCTGCGGCGCCGTCACCGACCCGGCCCGGCGAGGCTCCGAGGACGAGGTTGACGCGGCGCCCCTTGATCTCGACCACGGCTTGGGCGTCGGCCAGTGACAGCAGCTTCACGCCCCGCACGGTTTCGCCCACGGGAACGGTGCGAGGCTCGCCATCAATCAGCAGCAGGGCCGATTTGGCACCCAAGCTGCCGTTGAAGCTGACCACCTGGGCCTGAGCGTTCAAGCTCAGCGTTGCCGTCAGCAGCAGCCCCAAGCCCGCACATGAGCTCTTAATCACGGAAATTCCCGTAGTCGAGCGGAACATCGGCCATCTCTTTCTTGAGCATGTTGATGGCCACTTGCAGGTCGTCGCGGTTCTTGCCGGTGACGCGCACCGTGTCGCCCTGGATGGAGGCCTGCACCTTGATCTTGCTGTTCTTGATGGCCGAGACGATCTTCTTGGCCAGGTCGGACTCAATGCCGTTCTTGATCTTGTAGACCTGGCGCACCTTGTCGCCACCGAGCTTCTCGACCTTGTCCTGCTTGTCCAGGAAATTGATGACCACGCCTTGCTTGACCAGCTTGGCGTAGAGCACCGCCTCGATCTGCTCCAGCTGGAAGTCACTCTCGCCCACCGAGTGAATTTCCTTTTCTTTTTCCTTCAGGGTGACTTCGGCAGCCGTGCCCTTGAAATCGAAGCGGGTGCTGATTTCCTTGATGCTGTTGTCGACCCCGTTGCGGATCTTGACCATATCGGCTTCAAGGGTGGTGTCAAAACTGGGCATATGGATGAGCTTCTTATTTCTGGTGGAGGGCGGGAGAGTCCGCCTTGATCTGGGAAAATTCTGCCATGTCGCAACCCGCTGTAAATCCCCCGAATGAGCTGACCGCCCCCGCCTTGCGGGTGGAGCGCGATGTCAATCTCAAGTCTTGCAATACCTTTGGCCTGCCGGCCACGGCACGCCGCCTGGTGCGCATCCGCGAAGCGGCCGATGTGCGCCGTGTGGTGGACCACCCGGAGCTGGGCCGTGCACCCAAGTTTGTGCTCGGCGGCGGCAGCAATCTGGTGCTGACCAAAGACCTCGACGCCGTGGTGTTGAAGATGGAGATTCCAGGCTTGCGACTGCTGGAAGAACGTACGGACGCCTGGATTATCGAGGCAGGCGCCGGTGTGCCTTGGCATGAGCTGGTGCGCTGGTGCGTGGAGCAGGGCTATCCGGGCCTGGAAAACATGGCCCTGATCCCGGGCACGGTGGGCGCCGCGCCGGTGCAGAACATCGGCGCCTACGGCCTGGAGATGAAAGACCGGCTCGACAGTGTCGAGGTGATGGACCTGGTCACCGGCCGGCCGGTGCGTTTGCCGGCCGAGGTCTGCCAGCTGGCCTATCGCGACAGCGTGTTCAAGCAGAGCGGCCCCGGCGGCCTGGCCGGCAAGAGCGTGATCACCTCGGTGCGTCTGCGCCTGCCCAAACCCTGGCAGCCGGTGCTGGGCTATCTGGAGCTGGAGCGCAAGATGGCCGAGACCGGCATCAGCGCCCCGACGCCACGCCAGATCTTCGACTGGGTCTGCGCCATCCGTCGCGCCAAGCTGCCCGATCCGGCCGTGATCGGCAATGCCGGCAGTTTTTTCAAGAACCCGGTGGTCACGCCCGAGCAATGCCGCGACATCATCGGCCGCGACCCTGGCATCGTTCACTACCCCATGCCCGATGGCAGCATCAAGTTGGCGGCCGGCTGGATGATCGATGCCTGCGGTTGGAAGGGCAAGACGGTGGGCGGTGCGGCCGTGTACGAAAAGCAGGCCCTGGTGCTGGTCAACCGCGGCGAGGCGCGTGGCGCCGAGGTGGTGACCCTGGCACGGGCGATCCAAGAAAGCGTCTACGGCCGTTTCGGTATTCGTCTGGAGCCGGAGCCAGTCCTGCTCTGATCTTCGGCCGGCCGGCGGCCGCTGCGCCGGGGTGTCAGGCCAGATCTTGCTCCCGGCACAGCGCTTCGCTGCGGCTGAGCGCGGCCAGCAGTTGCTGGGTCTGCGCTTCGACTGAAGGCCAGTCCACGGCCCCCTGGTCCTGCTGCAAGGCTTTGGCGCTTTGCTCCAGCTGCAAGGCGGGCTGCACCACCAACTGGAAGCCCAGGTTCGCCGCCGCTCCTTTGACCCCATGCGCGGCCTCACCGAGCTGGCGTTGGTTGCGGCCGCTCAGGCCGGCTTGCAGATCGGCGCGTGTGCGCTCCAGGCTGGCCACATAGCTGGCGTAGAGCTGGCGCACCGTGCTGGCCGGCAGCATCTGGCGCAGATCGGCCAGGGCCTGCGGGTCGAGTCCAGGCTCGTCGGCCTCGCCGCGGGTCACGGCTGCTGCCATCGTGTCCGGCGTTTCAGGGGCGGAGTCCGTGGTCGGTCGATCGGGCTGTGCCTGGCTGGCCAGGCTTTGGGCATGCTGGTTCAAGGCCTGCGCCAAGGCTTCCACGCCGATGGGCTTGGGCAGGAAATCATCCATGCCGGCCTGCAGCGCGCGTTGGCGCGACTCGTCAAAGGCATCGGCCGAGAGGGCGATGATGCGCACATGGCATTTCGGCGCCGGTAGGCGGCGCATGGCGCGGGTGGCGGCGTAGCCATCCATCACCGGTGTGTGCAGGTCCATCAACACCAGGTCGAAGTCCTGGCTGGCCAGGGCGTGCAAGGCCTCGTGGCCGTTCTCGCAGAAGAAGGCCGGGTGGCCCAGGCGCTCCAGCACCGCCTGCAGGTAAGCGCGGTTGGTGGCATGGTCTTCTGAGACCAGGATGCGCAAGGGCTTGTGCTCGCCCGCGAGTGCGTCTTGGACGGTGCTGGCTTGCTCACTGCTGGGTGCGGCGCAGCTGACCAGGGGCAGGTCGACCGTGAAGGTCGAGCCCTGGCCCAGCACGCTGCTGACGGAGATGTCGCCGCCCATGGCGCGGGCCAGGTTGCGCGAGATCTCCAGACCCAGGCCGGTGCCGCCAAAGCGGCGCGAGCGCGTGGTGTCGCCCTGGCTGAAGCGCTGGAACAAGCGGGTCTGGGTGTCGCCGTCCATGCCCATGCCGGTGTCGCTGACCTCGAACCTCAGCAGGGTCTGGCCCAGCATGTCTTCCTGGCGGCTGAGGTGCAGGCGCACCCGGCCCTGTTCGGAGAACTTCAGCGCATTGCTGAGCAGATTGAGCAGGATCTGGCGCAGGCGGGTCGGGTCGGCGCTGACCCAGGCGGGCACATCGGCGTCGGCCAGCAGCTGCAAGTCCAGCGATTTGGCCAGGGCCTGCGGACGGCTCAGCTCGTCCAGCTCCTGCAGCAGGCGAGGCAGGTGGACCGGCTCGGGCTGGATGTGGATGCCACCGGCCTCCATCTTGGAGACGTCGAGGATGTCGTTCAGCACTGTCAGCAGATGGCGGCTGGAGTCGTGCGCAGCGCGCAGCTGGCTTCTCTGAGACGGCGTCAGTGCTGTGTCCTTGAGCAGGTCCAGCATGCCCAGCAGGCCGTGCATGGGGGTGCGCAGTTCATGGCTCATATTGGCCAGGAACACGCTCTTGGCCCGGCTGCCGGCCTCGGCTTCGATTTGCGCCTGCTGCAGACGCTCGGCCAGGGCATGCTGATCCTGGCCGTAGCGGTTGAGGCGGCGGAACTGGCGCAGCAGCATGGCCGCGAAACCCAGGCTCAACGCGCATTGCAAACCGGTCAACCACAAGCTCATGCGGGCCTGCTCACGCACCAGCTGGTTGCGTTCATCGACCTGGGCTGCGACGTGGTGCGAGGCGGTCAGCGACAGCTCGCGCACGGCGTCGGACAGGGACTGCAACTGCGCCAAGGCCTCGCGCAGCTCCGGGCCGGCCTGGCCTTGTTCGGTTTGCCGGCGCACCCAGTCCGCCTTCAGCGGCAGGGCATCGGCCCAGGCGACAAAGCGCTTGCTGCGGTCCAGGGTCTTTTGATAGTCCGGATGCTCGCGCAGCACCAGGGTGGCGTGTTCGCCTTCGATCAGCCCCAGGCGGCTGACAAAAATCTCGTAGCGCTGCTCCACCTGATCGGGGTCCACCTCGTCCGAGCGATGCTCGGCATTTTCCAGGGCCAGGCGCAAGCGCAAGGACTCGACTTCGAACTGGAACAGGCTCCAGATCATGTAGTCATCCTGGTAGCTGCGTGTGGCATTGAGCAGCAGAAACTGACGTGCTTGCAGCACGCCCACCGAACCCAGCACCAGCACCAGCAAACCGGCCATGGCCAGCAAGAGGATGCGCCAGCGACGGCGTTGGCCGGCGCTCTGGGTGCTGGGGCTGCTGCTCACCGGACCTCCAGGCTCTTCAGTTGCCAGATGGAGCGGCTGTAGTAGACGCTGCTGCGCAGCTGGGGGTCGCTGTCGTAGGGGTAGACGATGAAGAGTGGGCCCTTGTCCCGCAGCGCGATCGGCTTGCCGTCGATCTGCAGGGCCAGCACCGGTTTGAAGCGCGCGGCGTCGCTGACCGGGATGTTGACCTTGTAGTCATTGATGGCGCGGGCTTCCAGGGTCTGGCCCTGCGCCCCCGCGAGGTTCAACACATCTTGCAGCAGCGGGCCGCTGAAGGTGCGCGGTGCCGGGTACCAGGGCGTTTGCGTGTGCAGCTGTTGCTGGGGCAGGGCGCTGAGCTGGGCCAGGTCCAGCTGCACCGTCTTGCCGGGCCCGGCCTTGAGTGCGCCGCTGACGGTCAGCAGCACCGGCGCCTTGGCGGCCGGCTTGCTGTCCACGGCACTGGCAGGCTTGGCCACCGGTGGCGCTGGCTGACCCGAGGCAGCCAGACTGGCCATGAGCAGGCCCAGGGCGCCAAGCAGTCGCCACAAGCCCAGGCACCTCAAACCATGAGCCCGGCGTTGTGCCGAGAAAGCCGGGCAGGGCGAAGCCAGCAAGGTGCGCGCACGCATCATCATCGGGTCCGGGAGCGCAGGGTCAGCTTGCGTTTCAGCGGCCGCTGCTGTCGCCGCCTTCGGTCTTGGCCTGTTGCAGTTGCGGCAGATTGCCGCTGTGGCCCGGGGTCAGCAAGCCGGCCTGGGTGTAGGTCATCAGCTTGGCGCGGGTGTCGACGATGTCCAGATTGCGCATGGTCAGCTGGCCGATGCGGTCCGCCGGCGAGAAGGGCGCGTCCTCGACCTTTTCCATGGACAGGCGCTCGGGCTTGTAGGTCAGGTTGGGGCTCTTGGTGTCCAGCAGCGAGTAGTCATTGCCGCGGCGCAGCTCGATCGCCACCTCGCCGGTCACGGCGCGGGCCACCCAGCGCTGGGCGGTTTCGCGCAGCATGATGGCTTGCGGGTCGAACCAGCGGCCTTGGTAGAGCAGGCGGCCCAGCTTGAGGCCGTTCATGCGGTACTGCTCGATGGTGTCTTCGTTGTGGATGCCGGTGACCAGGCGCTCGTAAGCGATGTGCAAGAGGGCCAGGCCCGGGGCTTCGTAGATGCCGCGGCTCTTGGCTTCGATGATGCGGTTCTCGATCTGGTCGCTCATGCCCAGGCCATGGCGGCCGCCGATGCGATTGGCTTCCAGCAGCAGGGCGACTGGGTCGCTGTACTCGACGCCGTTCAGCGCCACCGGCATGCCTTCTTCAAAGCGTACGGTGACTTCCTCTGCCTTGACCACCACGTCATCGCGCCAGAAGGCGACGCCCATGATGGGGTTGACGATGCGGATGCCGCTGTTCAGGTGCTCCAGGTCCTTGGCCTCGTGGGTGGCACCCAGCAGGTTGGAGTCGGTGGAGTAGGCTTTCTCGGCCGACATCTTGTAGCCGAAGCCGGCCTTGCTCATGAAGGCCGACATCTCGGCGCGGCCGCCCAGCTCGTCGATGAAGGCCTGGTCCAGCCAGGGTTTGTAGATCTTCAGGGCAGGGTTGGTCAGCAGGCCGTAGCGGTAGAAGCGCTCGATGTCATTGCCCTTGAAGGTCGAGCCGTCACCCCAAATGTTGACGTCGTCTTCCTTCATGGCCGCCACCAGCATGGTGCCGGTCACGGCGCGGCCGATGGGCGTGGTGTTGAAGTAGGTCACACCGGCGGTGCTGATGTGGAAGGCGCCGGCCTGCAAGGCGGCAATGCCCTCGTGCACCAGCTGGGCGCGGCAGTCCACCAGCACGGCTTTCTCGGCGCCGTACTGCATGGCCTTGCGCGGAATCTCGTCGTAGTCCGGCTCGTCGGGCTGGCCCAGATTGGCGGTGTAGGCGTAGGGGATGGCGCCCTTGTTGCGCATCCAGTGCAGGGCGGCGCTGGTGTCCAGGCCACCGGAGAAAGCGATACCGACCTTCTGGCCGACGGGGATGTTCTGAAGAATGCTGGACATGTGGAACTCGAGGGGGCTGAGTGGCTTCGAGCGAAGCGGTCGGGAGCCAGGCTCAGCAGGTGGACAACAAAGGGCGCAAAGAACAGACGGCCTGCATTTTCTGTCAATTTTCACGCCCGGCCCGGCGCAGCGTCGCGCCGGGCTGACAAGGCATGGCGCCGCCAGGGATCAAAAGCCGGCGCCCGGTTGGGCGAGGTACTGCTGTTCGGCCTCGGTGGAGGCCCGGCCCAGCAGGGCATTGCGATGAGGAAAACGGCCGAACTGCGCGATCACCTGCTGGTGGCGGTGGGCGTAGTCGGCCGCGCCGGCCAGGCGTGGGTCTTCGGCAGCCAGGGCTTCGAAGGCCTGCACGCAGCGGTTTTGCAGGCTTATATCTTCGGCATGTTCGAGCGGCATGAGCATGAACCAGCGCTGCAGGGTGGACAGCTCACGGGCTGGCGGCAGGTCCATCAGGCCCAGGGCCAGCTGCAGCGCCAGCGGGTCGCCTGCGAAAGCTCGGGCGCTGTCGCGGTAGATGTTGCGGGTGAACTGGTCCAGCAGCAGGATGCGCGCCATACGCGCTTGCGCGCTGTCGCCCCAATGGCTCAGGCCTTGCTGCATGGCCTGTTCGACCAGGGCGCCAAAACGGCTGCGGATCTCTTCATCGGTGGCCGCGCTCTTGGTGAACCAGAGCGGGCGCACCTGGCCATCCTCAGCGCTGCCCAGCGTGCCGAACCAGTAGTTGAGCACCGCCTGGGCCTCCGCCGGAAGGCGCAGGCGCAGCCACAGTGGGTGGCGCTGCAGATAGGCCTCGACATAGCTGCAGCCGGGCAGCAGGGGCAAGTCCAGACTGGCCGCCCAGCGCAGGCCATGTGCCACCAGCTGGCCGGCCAGGCCGCGGCCTTGCAGGGCGGGCGCGGTGCCGGTGTGGGTGAAGACCAGGTCGCGGCCGCTGAGCTGGTAGTCCAGCTCGATCTGCTGGCCGTCGACCCGGGCCCAAAAACGGCCTTGAATCGCGCCGCCGGCGCCGCTCTCGCTGTGGTGTTGGATGTCGAGGCTGCTCATGACTTCAGCGTCCCAGTTGTTGCCAGAGGTAGCTGTATTCCAGCGCTTGCAGGGTGGCCCGCTGCTCGTTGTCGGCCGCGCCGCCGTGGCCGCCCTCGGTGTTCTCGAAGTAGTAGAGCGGGTGGCCTTGCTCCAGCATCAGCGCGGCCATCTTGCGGGCGTGGCCGGGGTGGACGCGGTCGTCGCGGGTTGAGGTGGTGAACAGCACCTTGGGGTATTTCACGCCGGGCTTGACGTTCTGGTAAGGGCTGTATTTGGAGATGAAGCTCCACTCCTCGGCGCGGTCCGGGTCGCCGTACTCGGCCATCCAGGAGGCGCCGGCCAGCAGCTGGTGGTAGCGGCGCATGTCCAGCAGGGGCACCTGGCAGACCACGGCATTGAACAGATCGGGGCGCTGCACGAAGGTGGCGCCGACCAGCAGGCCGCCATTGCTGCCGCCCATGATGCCCAGATGCCGGGGCGAGCTGATCTTGCGGGCGATCAGGTCTTCGGCCACGGCGATGAAATCGTCGTAGCTGCGCTGCTTGTTGGCCTTGACGGCCGACTGGTGCCAGGCCGGGCCGAACTCGCCGCCGCCACGGATATTGGCCAGCACGAACACGCCGCCGCGGCTGTACCAGGCGCGGCCGAAGCCGCCCGAGTAGAAGGGCTGCATGGACGCCTCAAAGCCGCCGTAGCCGTAGAGCAGGGTGGGGTTCTGGCCATCCAGGGCAACACCTTCCGGCCGCACCACGAAGTAGGGCACGCGGGTGCCGTCCTTGCTGGTGGCGAAGTGTTGCTCGGCCTTGAGGCCGCGGGCCTCGAACTTGGCCGCGCGAGCCTTCAGCAGCTCGCGCGCGTCGCTGCTGGC contains:
- a CDS encoding retropepsin-like aspartic protease family protein; the encoded protein is MIKSSCAGLGLLLTATLSLNAQAQVVSFNGSLGAKSALLLIDGEPRTVPVGETVRGVKLLSLADAQAVVEIKGRRVNLVLGASPGRVGDGAAAANTGRKIVLSSGHGGHFTTVGNINGHSTQFLVDTGATAISISQSEAERMGLRYREGRRTMTQTANGIIPAYALMLDTVRIGDVEVRGIEAIVVPSQMSHVLLGNSFLTRFQMKRDNDVLTLDLRY
- a CDS encoding ATP-binding protein, with translation MSSSPSTQSAGQRRRWRILLLAMAGLLVLVLGSVGVLQARQFLLLNATRSYQDDYMIWSLFQFEVESLRLRLALENAEHRSDEVDPDQVEQRYEIFVSRLGLIEGEHATLVLREHPDYQKTLDRSKRFVAWADALPLKADWVRRQTEQGQAGPELREALAQLQSLSDAVRELSLTASHHVAAQVDERNQLVREQARMSLWLTGLQCALSLGFAAMLLRQFRRLNRYGQDQHALAERLQQAQIEAEAGSRAKSVFLANMSHELRTPMHGLLGMLDLLKDTALTPSQRSQLRAAHDSSRHLLTVLNDILDVSKMEAGGIHIQPEPVHLPRLLQELDELSRPQALAKSLDLQLLADADVPAWVSADPTRLRQILLNLLSNALKFSEQGRVRLHLSRQEDMLGQTLLRFEVSDTGMGMDGDTQTRLFQRFSQGDTTRSRRFGGTGLGLEISRNLARAMGGDISVSSVLGQGSTFTVDLPLVSCAAPSSEQASTVQDALAGEHKPLRILVSEDHATNRAYLQAVLERLGHPAFFCENGHEALHALASQDFDLVLMDLHTPVMDGYAATRAMRRLPAPKCHVRIIALSADAFDESRQRALQAGMDDFLPKPIGVEALAQALNQHAQSLASQAQPDRPTTDSAPETPDTMAAAVTRGEADEPGLDPQALADLRQMLPASTVRQLYASYVASLERTRADLQAGLSGRNQRQLGEAAHGVKGAAANLGFQLVVQPALQLEQSAKALQQDQGAVDWPSVEAQTQQLLAALSRSEALCREQDLA
- the argG gene encoding argininosuccinate synthase translates to MSSILQNIPVGQKVGIAFSGGLDTSAALHWMRNKGAIPYAYTANLGQPDEPDYDEIPRKAMQYGAEKAVLVDCRAQLVHEGIAALQAGAFHISTAGVTYFNTTPIGRAVTGTMLVAAMKEDDVNIWGDGSTFKGNDIERFYRYGLLTNPALKIYKPWLDQAFIDELGGRAEMSAFMSKAGFGYKMSAEKAYSTDSNLLGATHEAKDLEHLNSGIRIVNPIMGVAFWRDDVVVKAEEVTVRFEEGMPVALNGVEYSDPVALLLEANRIGGRHGLGMSDQIENRIIEAKSRGIYEAPGLALLHIAYERLVTGIHNEDTIEQYRMNGLKLGRLLYQGRWFDPQAIMLRETAQRWVARAVTGEVAIELRRGNDYSLLDTKSPNLTYKPERLSMEKVEDAPFSPADRIGQLTMRNLDIVDTRAKLMTYTQAGLLTPGHSGNLPQLQQAKTEGGDSSGR
- the prsT gene encoding XrtA/PEP-CTERM system TPR-repeat protein PrsT produces the protein MRSKHQPTPSSSPSSTPSLAPRLLRPLVLGLLLLSGSPWSLAAADKASTYYEDGLRRFERGDLPGAIIQLKNSIQEDQKMLAAHLLLGKVLLGQGELKAAEAALEEALKQGVSRSEVAIPLAQIYLLLGDRKKLIDQITTSGLPTQAQAEVLTLRGSAYAMSGNVTQAAKSFAEAKALNPRSGSPWTAEAPMLLRLGERDKARASALKGTELSPNEAGAWYTLGTILQGQQDLKGALAAQERALKINPKQVDARVARASLLIGLNQEAEASKDLAQLVEWELEDPRASFLRGFLANRKGDLATAKTAFANAVDLIDAISPEVLAGNDPLLLAGAMSHRALGNPEKARGYLDILLGLNSKNYAAQVMLASILVDTRDYGRAMVLLEAAQRINPEDPQVLFLLGTVNMARKRYVQASEFFEKSAARSGSASAIRELGFSQLSLGQDKLGLANLEKAFAATPGDGRAGIQLANVYLNQGQTAKALQTAQAIVKREPDNLTMLNFLGNIKGRAGDKKGARDTFQQLLQKDPNFRPAAVNLSWLDMEESKFDPARKRLEKLLEGGNKDDAELLHQLAILELRAKRPNEAIAHLRHAHEVQRVDARPGLMLVELYMEQRQADLALPLAKSLAANYSGKLPALLSLARVYLALNDGSNARQVLQEATRVADFDAQEQVKIGRMQLAAGNVDGATYNVQKALQSQAGDLGALLLQVEVEARRGDPAKVDAALKTLNNTHPGKVQTTLVGAHVAMSRGQFPAAQAGYRTVFEKEPSTANAILLARAMVAAGELDKALLMLEGWARKAPNDITALKAVAGVQMQAGRNEAAKKNYQQILALQPGDIGIQLNYAQLLHRMGDAGAVAAAEKALKQAPGNADAADTLGWILVQRGNIEGGLRHLREARLRSPGNSEIRFHLAFALAKLNRKAEAKEELSAALNAQPKLPMTQEVSRLKLELGL
- a CDS encoding putative pterin-binding protein; translated protein: MWRLLGALGLLMASLAASGQPAPPVAKPASAVDSKPAAKAPVLLTVSGALKAGPGKTVQLDLAQLSALPQQQLHTQTPWYPAPRTFSGPLLQDVLNLAGAQGQTLEARAINDYKVNIPVSDAARFKPVLALQIDGKPIALRDKGPLFIVYPYDSDPQLRSSVYYSRSIWQLKSLEVR
- the murB gene encoding UDP-N-acetylmuramate dehydrogenase, producing the protein MRVERDVNLKSCNTFGLPATARRLVRIREAADVRRVVDHPELGRAPKFVLGGGSNLVLTKDLDAVVLKMEIPGLRLLEERTDAWIIEAGAGVPWHELVRWCVEQGYPGLENMALIPGTVGAAPVQNIGAYGLEMKDRLDSVEVMDLVTGRPVRLPAEVCQLAYRDSVFKQSGPGGLAGKSVITSVRLRLPKPWQPVLGYLELERKMAETGISAPTPRQIFDWVCAIRRAKLPDPAVIGNAGSFFKNPVVTPEQCRDIIGRDPGIVHYPMPDGSIKLAAGWMIDACGWKGKTVGGAAVYEKQALVLVNRGEARGAEVVTLARAIQESVYGRFGIRLEPEPVLL
- a CDS encoding YajQ family cyclic di-GMP-binding protein — protein: MPSFDTTLEADMVKIRNGVDNSIKEISTRFDFKGTAAEVTLKEKEKEIHSVGESDFQLEQIEAVLYAKLVKQGVVINFLDKQDKVEKLGGDKVRQVYKIKNGIESDLAKKIVSAIKNSKIKVQASIQGDTVRVTGKNRDDLQVAINMLKKEMADVPLDYGNFRD
- a CDS encoding DUF924 family protein — encoded protein: MSSLDIQHHSESGAGGAIQGRFWARVDGQQIELDYQLSGRDLVFTHTGTAPALQGRGLAGQLVAHGLRWAASLDLPLLPGCSYVEAYLQRHPLWLRLRLPAEAQAVLNYWFGTLGSAEDGQVRPLWFTKSAATDEEIRSRFGALVEQAMQQGLSHWGDSAQARMARILLLDQFTRNIYRDSARAFAGDPLALQLALGLMDLPPARELSTLQRWFMLMPLEHAEDISLQNRCVQAFEALAAEDPRLAGAADYAHRHQQVIAQFGRFPHRNALLGRASTEAEQQYLAQPGAGF